From a region of the Sander lucioperca isolate FBNREF2018 chromosome 8, SLUC_FBN_1.2, whole genome shotgun sequence genome:
- the LOC116037728 gene encoding uncharacterized protein LOC116037728 — translation MERQYIDLGEQAIILIDGPLIFFNLTANIFYACCLIFPPCNTQRLKQPLKMLLGLLVSCSIMYSVSLALLLCVLEEETSFEMFIVPLVIVRFYVTNSMTCSVWLNFYYYIQIVPAQRALLIWVKTNIKSVTYVILLFNGTFILFCSAVFTADELFQRSGLTNTSNTLTGNQIDGLYFTSRICFFSINVYIFLCLCILTVSSFSTAHYLHRHIKRVAQRGSFFSTPRIQSQQRVTVTGISQGVLYFLYASFYFFDSFTYMFSMDFYFSAWFTFTFTSLYTLGTTVNLAIGQVIFRQRAADAWKALKALCGIGMVTPSPDASQLTSGEIANTVPVDVQMSV, via the coding sequence ATGGAACGTCAATACATTGATCTGGGTGAGCAGGCCATCATATTAATCGATGGTCCTCTCATCTTCTTCAACCTCACTGCAAATATCTTCTATGCATGTTGCTTGATCTTCCCACCATGCAACACACAACGACTCAAGCAGCCTTTAAAGATGCTGCTGGGATTGCTTGTCTCATGCTCAATTATGTATAGTGTCTCTTTGGCTTTACTGCTTTGTGTGTTAGAGGAAGAAACCAgctttgaaatgtttattgtgCCATTGGTGATTGTGAGGTTCTATGTGACTAATAGCATGACGTGTTCGGTTTGGCTCAACTTCTACTACTACATCCAGATTGTCCCTGCACAGCGAGCTCTTCTGATCTGGGTAAAAACGAACATCAAGTCTGTCACGTACGTGATTTTGCTTTTTAACGGGACCTTTATTTTGTTCTGTAGTGCCGTTTTTACTGCAGATGAACTTTTTCAAAGAAGCGGGCTCACTAATACCAGTAATACATTGACTGGAAATCAGATTGATGGACTGTACTTCACAAGCCGAATTTGTTTCTTCAGCATCAATGTGTATATCTTCTTATGTCTGTGTATATTGACGGTTTCTAGCTTTTCCACGGCCCACTACCTGCATAGACACATAAAACGTGTGGCACAGCGTGGCAGCTTCTTCTCCACTCCGAGAATTCAAAGTCAACAGAGAGTCACTGTCACTGGGATCTCTCAAGGAGTGCTGTACTTCCTCTATGCCAGTTTCTATTTCTTTGATTCATTCACCTACATGTTTTCCATGGACTTTTACTTTAGTGCTTGGTTCACCTTCACGTTCACCTCGCTGTACACATTAGGCACCACCGTCAACTTGGCCATTGGTCAGGTTATATTCAGGCAAAGGGCAGCCGATGCCTGGAAGGCACTCAAAGCACTGTGTGGCATTGGCATGGTAACACCATCACCTGATGCCAGCCAGCTGACATCAGGTGAAATAGCTAATACTGTACCTGTTGATGTCCAAATGTcagtgtga